One window of Phycisphaeraceae bacterium genomic DNA carries:
- a CDS encoding uracil-DNA glycosylase family protein: MPSLPVLLKDVRNCTICSDYLPHGVRPIVQAHAKSRILIAGQAPGRKVHESDDGLPFHDASGDRLREWMGITRDQFYDPMLVAILPMGFCYPGTGTSGDLPPRPECAPAWRKQLLASMKHVQLTLVIGAYAHKYHLPDAKGSLTETVHAWKTYWPDVVPMPHPSPRNNIWLKKNPWFAKELVPTLQMHIDKLLSN, from the coding sequence ATGCCATCCCTCCCCGTCCTGCTCAAAGACGTCCGCAACTGCACGATCTGCAGCGACTACCTGCCGCACGGCGTTCGTCCCATCGTCCAGGCGCACGCGAAGTCACGCATCCTCATCGCGGGGCAGGCGCCGGGCAGGAAGGTGCACGAATCAGATGATGGATTGCCCTTTCACGACGCGTCGGGCGATCGGTTGCGGGAATGGATGGGCATCACGCGCGACCAGTTCTATGACCCAATGCTTGTCGCGATCCTGCCGATGGGTTTCTGCTATCCCGGCACGGGCACATCCGGCGATCTCCCGCCAAGACCGGAGTGCGCGCCCGCGTGGCGCAAGCAGTTACTCGCCTCGATGAAGCATGTGCAACTGACACTGGTCATCGGCGCGTACGCGCACAAGTACCATCTGCCAGATGCAAAGGGCTCACTGACCGAGACAGTCCACGCATGGAAAACGTACTGGCCAGACGTCGTGCCAATGCCCCATCCAAGTCCGCGCAACAACATCTGGCTCAAGAAGAATCCATGGTTTGCAAAGGAGCTGGTACCAACACTGCAAATGCACATTGACAAACTGTTATCGAACTAA
- the tdh gene encoding L-threonine 3-dehydrogenase, giving the protein MRALYKHHAGEGLKFDPDRPMPEVGPRDVLIRVKKVGICGTDRHIWEWDDWAASRIPVGVVTGHEFVGHIERVGSAVTKFSPGLRVSAEGHMTKGIDYNSRTGNAHIASDVRIFGIDTDGCFADYIVVPEDNVWPVHDEIPDRFAAILDPFGNAVHTVMSADVSAKTVLVSGVGIIGLMAVTVAKAAGASRIFATDVNPPRLELAKKLGATEAFDVREGDSWINDVRKACRGEGVDVLLEMSGAPQALDQGFRALRNGGVAALLGLPAKPVTFDFNSHIVFKGCTVLGINGRRMFETWYQMEELLLSGRIELDEIVTHEFPLEQFETAFATMISGEGIKVLMNVE; this is encoded by the coding sequence ATGAGAGCACTCTACAAGCACCACGCGGGCGAAGGCCTGAAGTTCGACCCCGACCGCCCCATGCCCGAAGTCGGGCCGCGCGATGTCCTCATCCGCGTCAAGAAGGTCGGGATCTGCGGCACGGACCGGCACATCTGGGAATGGGACGACTGGGCCGCCTCGCGCATCCCCGTCGGTGTCGTCACCGGGCACGAGTTCGTCGGACACATCGAGCGCGTTGGGAGTGCCGTTACCAAGTTCTCGCCCGGGCTCCGCGTCAGCGCCGAGGGGCACATGACCAAGGGCATCGACTACAACTCTCGCACCGGCAATGCCCACATTGCGTCGGATGTCCGCATCTTCGGGATCGACACCGACGGGTGCTTCGCCGACTACATCGTCGTGCCCGAGGACAACGTCTGGCCCGTCCACGACGAGATTCCGGATCGGTTCGCAGCGATTCTCGATCCGTTCGGCAACGCGGTCCACACCGTCATGAGCGCTGATGTGAGCGCGAAGACCGTGCTCGTCTCGGGTGTCGGGATCATCGGACTGATGGCTGTCACCGTCGCCAAGGCTGCTGGCGCATCGCGCATCTTCGCGACCGATGTGAACCCGCCGAGACTGGAACTTGCAAAGAAGCTCGGCGCGACCGAAGCCTTTGACGTGCGCGAGGGTGACAGCTGGATCAACGATGTACGCAAGGCATGCCGAGGCGAAGGTGTCGATGTTCTGCTCGAAATGTCGGGCGCGCCGCAGGCGCTCGATCAGGGATTCCGAGCACTTCGCAACGGCGGCGTCGCAGCATTGCTCGGCTTACCCGCAAAGCCCGTTACGTTCGATTTCAACTCGCACATTGTCTTCAAGGGATGCACCGTGCTGGGTATCAACGGGCGCAGGATGTTCGAGACATGGTACCAGATGGAAGAACTTCTGCTCTCGGGTCGCATAGAACTCGACGAGATCGTCACGCACGAGTTCCCACTGGAACAGTTTGAGACCGCGTTCGCAACGATGATCTCGGGCGAGGGAATCAAGGTGCTGATGAACGTGGAGTGA
- a CDS encoding DNA alkylation repair protein, which yields MPPESSITPLARTYVRLIRTHLRAVADPNKSGPMQVYMKTDMPFYGVQKPQRSAILKEIRKAHPITSRDDYRSVVIALWNLPHREEKYLAISTAQAFPKLIERDHIPMYEQMIREGAWWDFVDDLAIRLVGRAVLDARKKNQTWPSTLMDTWINDDDMWIRRSAIIMQVLHKEHTDEERLFTYCIDHMHETDFFIRKAIGWALRAHSYINPTGVKKFLKQHKSDLSGLSYREGARALVRKGKM from the coding sequence GTGCCACCAGAGTCATCTATAACCCCACTCGCTCGAACGTACGTCAGACTCATTCGCACACATCTTCGTGCGGTTGCCGATCCGAACAAATCTGGGCCCATGCAGGTGTACATGAAAACCGACATGCCGTTCTATGGCGTGCAGAAGCCGCAGCGGTCTGCCATTCTGAAAGAAATCAGAAAAGCACATCCAATCACCTCTCGTGATGACTATCGCAGCGTCGTCATAGCGTTATGGAACCTTCCGCATCGAGAGGAAAAGTACCTCGCAATATCAACAGCCCAGGCATTCCCGAAGCTGATCGAGCGCGATCACATCCCCATGTACGAGCAGATGATCCGCGAGGGGGCGTGGTGGGACTTTGTGGACGATCTTGCGATTCGACTCGTCGGAAGGGCTGTCCTCGACGCACGGAAGAAGAACCAGACATGGCCCAGCACACTCATGGACACGTGGATCAACGATGACGACATGTGGATCCGCCGCAGCGCGATCATCATGCAGGTGCTGCACAAGGAACACACCGACGAGGAGCGCCTGTTCACCTACTGCATCGATCACATGCACGAGACAGACTTCTTCATCCGCAAAGCTATCGGATGGGCACTGCGGGCGCATTCATACATCAATCCGACTGGTGTGAAGAAGTTTTTGAAGCAGCACAAGTCTGACCTCTCGGGCTTGTCCTATCGCGAGGGCGCAAGGGCACTGGTCCGCAAGGGGAAGATGTGA
- a CDS encoding sulfotransferase, translating into MTIKLGFQQQFQQVRQLCGAGQYHAAVEITRRLIRTKPSDPRVMHLHGIALRGAGIFDESRKTLEKLTRLHPDNAHACNDLSLTYQRLGRWDDALRAVSRAAELEPDNAMIAGVHAECLFSMGEYDACGELLDSCFERGLESQSLGMICGRHALRTGKVDEAINRLERLLERDTLLPAHRATLTFMLAHLLDRADDIDRAFETYVKANTLRDEPFDPAHHRQRVDAMISAWSSSAMESMPRGRLDGSRCVFIVGMPRSATSLVEQILASHPKVAGGGELRALQDIAHSLDPLNERVPIITDTSTLSQFTFDKAAREYLSAIQKVSSSAARVTDKTPANFFHLGLVSRMFAKGKEPRVIHCIRNPVDTCWSCYTQSFSGAVPFAFDLSHLGEFCRDYVRVMEHWKSTLSIPMTDVVYEDLLDDPEAGIRRIIDFAGLDWDDACMKFHENPRVVLTASQDQVRQKLFRSSRERWKRYSTHLGPLIAALGDAAQM; encoded by the coding sequence ATGACAATAAAACTCGGATTCCAGCAACAGTTCCAGCAGGTTCGGCAGCTCTGTGGTGCCGGGCAGTACCACGCAGCGGTAGAGATCACCCGCCGTCTCATCCGTACCAAGCCGAGTGATCCTCGCGTCATGCATCTGCACGGGATTGCACTGCGCGGTGCTGGGATCTTCGACGAATCGAGAAAAACCCTCGAAAAACTTACACGGCTTCATCCTGATAACGCGCACGCATGCAACGATCTGTCGTTGACGTATCAGCGTCTTGGTCGATGGGACGATGCGCTGCGCGCAGTCAGCCGAGCAGCCGAGCTGGAGCCTGACAACGCAATGATCGCTGGGGTTCATGCCGAGTGTCTGTTCTCGATGGGAGAGTATGACGCGTGCGGCGAACTTCTTGATTCGTGCTTTGAGAGGGGTCTGGAGTCACAATCGCTCGGCATGATCTGCGGTCGCCACGCGCTGCGGACCGGAAAGGTGGATGAGGCAATCAATCGTCTTGAGCGCCTGCTTGAGCGGGACACGCTGCTGCCAGCCCATCGTGCAACGCTGACGTTCATGCTCGCGCATCTGCTTGACAGAGCGGATGACATCGACAGGGCGTTTGAGACATATGTGAAGGCAAACACGCTCCGTGATGAGCCGTTCGATCCTGCACATCATCGGCAGCGTGTCGACGCGATGATCTCGGCGTGGTCATCTTCAGCAATGGAATCGATGCCGAGAGGGAGGCTGGACGGTTCGAGATGTGTGTTTATTGTGGGCATGCCCCGATCGGCGACCAGTCTTGTGGAACAGATCCTCGCGAGCCATCCCAAGGTTGCGGGTGGTGGCGAGCTCCGAGCTTTGCAGGACATCGCTCACTCGCTTGATCCGCTCAATGAACGCGTGCCAATCATCACCGATACGTCGACATTGTCACAGTTTACATTTGATAAAGCCGCACGCGAGTACCTCAGTGCGATCCAGAAGGTCTCGTCGTCCGCTGCACGGGTGACAGATAAAACGCCAGCAAACTTTTTCCATCTTGGGCTTGTCTCGCGCATGTTTGCGAAAGGGAAAGAACCACGCGTGATCCACTGCATTCGTAACCCGGTTGATACGTGCTGGTCGTGTTACACGCAGAGCTTTTCCGGCGCAGTGCCATTTGCGTTTGATCTGTCGCATCTTGGCGAGTTCTGCCGTGACTACGTGCGTGTGATGGAGCACTGGAAGTCGACGCTGTCGATCCCGATGACCGACGTGGTGTACGAGGATCTTCTGGACGATCCCGAAGCGGGGATCCGGCGCATTATCGACTTTGCAGGGCTTGACTGGGACGACGCGTGTATGAAGTTCCATGAGAATCCGCGGGTCGTCCTCACGGCGAGCCAGGACCAGGTGCGACAGAAACTGTTTCGTTCATCGCGCGAACGATGGAAGCGGTACAGCACGCACCTTGGACCGCTGATCGCTGCGCTCGGAGATGCTGCGCAGATGTAA
- a CDS encoding sulfotransferase, with protein MNVNLAHQQQLRQAAAFCGAGDYASALSIARKLAKLYPSNPNVQMCYATSLRGLDYYDDARRVLEKLAKIQTSNPGIHNDLCITYQRLGRWDEALRSITRAAELAPTNPYVAGVRADCLFALGQLDECRMLISSCDERGMVSAPLAMVGAKLALRSGDVDAAVARVEAVASQDSLSPIHRAAMLYALGDLKDKQGEIDEAFYLYVQANTVRDMPFDAAHHAQRIGQLIASWSAEAMQSMPRGRLDGSRCVFIVGMPRSATSLVEQVLASHPDVVGGGELVAMQRAVHALSPAPAQLVSLMTDTSKLNQVSVDKAARAYLDAIRHVSSSALHVTDKMPSNFFHLGLISRIFAPGKEPRIVHCVRNPIDTCWSCYRQNFTSGSPFAYDLANLGAFYREYLHVMDHWKRVLPIAIHEVVYEQLLEEPERQVRALLDHLDLAWDDACMKFHENKRVVLTASQDQVRQKLYTTSRGGWKRYEKHLGPLIEALGDAVSV; from the coding sequence ATGAATGTGAACCTGGCCCATCAGCAGCAGCTCAGACAGGCAGCAGCGTTCTGTGGCGCCGGAGACTATGCGTCCGCGCTATCGATTGCCCGCAAGCTGGCAAAGTTGTACCCGAGCAACCCGAACGTCCAGATGTGCTATGCGACATCGTTGCGTGGGCTCGACTATTACGATGATGCACGCCGGGTGCTTGAGAAACTTGCAAAGATCCAGACGAGCAATCCGGGTATCCACAACGATCTATGCATCACGTATCAGAGGCTCGGTCGATGGGATGAGGCGCTGCGTTCGATTACCAGAGCAGCAGAGCTTGCGCCCACGAACCCGTATGTTGCTGGAGTGCGTGCCGACTGCTTGTTTGCGCTGGGTCAGCTTGACGAGTGCAGGATGCTGATTTCATCCTGCGATGAACGCGGGATGGTTTCTGCGCCGCTTGCGATGGTTGGGGCAAAGCTTGCGCTGAGATCGGGCGATGTTGATGCTGCGGTAGCGCGTGTCGAGGCAGTGGCGTCGCAGGACTCGCTTTCGCCGATCCATCGAGCCGCGATGCTGTATGCATTAGGTGATCTGAAGGACAAACAGGGGGAGATTGACGAGGCATTTTATCTGTACGTGCAGGCGAACACGGTGCGTGATATGCCGTTTGATGCAGCGCATCATGCGCAGCGGATCGGGCAGTTGATCGCGTCATGGTCTGCCGAGGCAATGCAATCGATGCCGCGAGGCAGGCTGGACGGGTCGCGCTGTGTGTTCATTGTGGGTATGCCGCGATCGGCGACGAGTCTCGTAGAACAAGTTCTTGCGAGTCATCCCGATGTTGTTGGTGGTGGCGAGCTCGTTGCCATGCAGCGCGCTGTGCATGCGCTCTCGCCAGCCCCGGCGCAGCTGGTCTCGTTGATGACGGACACGTCAAAGCTGAATCAGGTTTCGGTCGACAAAGCTGCGCGAGCATATCTTGACGCCATTCGTCATGTTTCGTCAAGTGCATTGCATGTGACTGACAAGATGCCGTCGAACTTCTTCCATCTTGGATTGATCTCGCGCATCTTTGCACCGGGGAAGGAGCCGAGGATCGTCCACTGCGTGCGCAATCCGATCGACACGTGCTGGTCGTGCTACCGGCAGAACTTCACGAGTGGAAGCCCATTCGCGTACGACCTTGCGAATCTTGGCGCGTTCTATCGCGAGTATCTGCACGTGATGGACCACTGGAAGCGTGTGCTCCCAATCGCGATCCACGAGGTGGTGTACGAGCAGTTGCTTGAAGAGCCCGAGAGGCAGGTGCGTGCGCTGCTTGATCATCTTGATCTTGCGTGGGACGACGCATGCATGAAGTTCCATGAGAACAAGCGAGTCGTGCTGACCGCGAGCCAGGACCAGGTGCGTCAAAAGCTCTACACAACTTCCAGAGGGGGGTGGAAGCGGTACGAGAAGCATCTCGGGCCTTTGATTGAAGCGTTGGGGGATGCAGTCAGCGTTTAA
- a CDS encoding ClbS/DfsB family four-helix bundle protein: MPPKLTRDVLLDEIQREYDKLLTLIDRVPKKDMATSSINSAGWSLKDALAHVADWAHRCADWCKAGLADDAPEPPSDGFKWNETRKLNEAIYNKRKKHSLPRVLRDFHAGHEALVELAQTMDERDLCDPKRFAWCGPSWSVAKHIRANTASHYRWASKHFRTWLASQKS; this comes from the coding sequence ATGCCTCCAAAGCTCACACGAGATGTGCTCCTTGATGAGATACAGCGCGAGTACGACAAACTACTCACGCTCATTGATCGCGTGCCGAAGAAGGACATGGCAACATCAAGCATCAACTCGGCCGGATGGTCGCTGAAGGACGCGCTCGCGCATGTTGCAGACTGGGCCCATCGCTGCGCAGATTGGTGCAAGGCAGGACTTGCAGATGATGCGCCCGAACCACCCAGCGACGGGTTCAAGTGGAACGAAACACGTAAGCTGAATGAAGCAATCTACAACAAACGAAAGAAGCACTCCCTGCCGCGTGTGTTGCGGGATTTCCACGCGGGGCATGAGGCACTCGTCGAGCTTGCGCAGACAATGGACGAGCGCGATCTGTGCGATCCGAAACGATTTGCATGGTGCGGCCCGTCGTGGAGTGTCGCAAAGCACATCCGCGCAAACACCGCGTCGCACTACAGATGGGCAAGCAAACATTTCAGAACATGGCTCGCTTCACAGAAGAGTTAA
- a CDS encoding excinuclease ABC subunit UvrC, whose product MHPSAQDEILASMLKKARALPNSPGVYLLKDANGVVLYVGKALRLPDRVSSYFIPSADLGPRKAALPGLVRDIDYLECETEWEALLAENRLIKDIQPKFNASMTDGRSYPYLVITHGEDFPRVTVTRDPDEINMKGARVFGPFVAVGALREAVQMLQTIFKYRTCTLDIVDGDPKNRFFRPCLLYAINQCTAPCADKITKEAYRNDIERFARFLTSKRSIMLRELRTEMDAASKNMQYEKAAQLRDQIRAIEKLDHRAKKSDGWQPEMEIQRIDPRKALKSLQKTLSLIDPIRCIEGIDIAHLQGGETVGSKVCFVDGKPFKSEYRRYKIKTVPGGNDDYSSIREVVMRRYREAGSGNELYPDVILIDGGLGQLHAAMEVFHELDVSPPMVISLAKKEELIYTQARSEPIRLGRENLGLRLIQSVRDEAHRFAQHYHHTLRRKKTLGE is encoded by the coding sequence ATGCATCCGAGCGCGCAGGATGAGATACTCGCTTCGATGCTGAAAAAAGCACGCGCGCTCCCAAACTCGCCCGGCGTGTATCTGCTCAAAGATGCCAACGGTGTCGTGCTCTACGTTGGAAAGGCACTCCGCCTCCCGGACAGGGTCTCATCGTACTTCATTCCCAGTGCCGATCTCGGCCCGCGAAAGGCTGCACTCCCTGGGCTCGTACGAGACATCGACTATCTCGAATGTGAGACAGAGTGGGAGGCCCTGCTCGCCGAGAACAGGCTCATCAAGGACATTCAGCCGAAGTTCAACGCCTCAATGACAGACGGGCGTTCGTACCCCTATCTGGTCATCACACACGGAGAGGACTTCCCGCGCGTCACCGTCACGCGCGATCCCGATGAGATCAACATGAAGGGCGCGCGCGTGTTCGGCCCGTTCGTCGCGGTCGGCGCACTGCGAGAGGCGGTCCAGATGTTGCAGACCATTTTCAAGTACCGCACGTGTACGCTCGACATCGTGGACGGCGATCCGAAGAACAGGTTCTTCCGCCCGTGCCTGCTCTACGCCATCAACCAGTGTACAGCGCCGTGCGCCGACAAGATTACGAAGGAAGCCTACCGCAACGACATCGAAAGGTTTGCACGGTTTCTCACCTCAAAGCGTTCCATCATGCTCCGCGAGTTGCGCACAGAGATGGACGCCGCGTCGAAGAACATGCAATACGAGAAGGCTGCCCAGTTGCGCGATCAGATCCGAGCAATCGAGAAGCTCGATCATCGCGCAAAGAAATCTGATGGCTGGCAACCCGAGATGGAGATCCAGCGCATCGACCCGCGCAAGGCGCTCAAATCCCTCCAGAAGACGCTCAGCCTCATAGACCCAATCCGGTGCATTGAGGGCATAGACATCGCACATCTGCAGGGAGGCGAGACCGTCGGCTCAAAGGTCTGCTTCGTTGACGGCAAGCCGTTCAAAAGTGAGTACCGCAGATACAAGATCAAAACAGTCCCCGGCGGCAACGACGACTACTCCAGTATCCGCGAGGTCGTCATGCGCAGATATCGCGAGGCGGGTTCCGGCAACGAGCTCTATCCGGATGTCATTCTCATCGACGGCGGGCTTGGCCAGCTCCACGCCGCGATGGAGGTCTTCCACGAGCTTGACGTCAGCCCCCCCATGGTCATCTCGCTCGCGAAAAAAGAAGAACTTATCTACACACAAGCAAGGTCTGAGCCCATCCGTCTTGGCCGGGAAAACCTCGGCCTCAGGCTCATTCAGTCTGTCCGCGACGAAGCGCACAGATTCGCCCAGCACTATCACCATACACTGCGCAGAAAAAAGACGCTGGGAGAGTAA
- a CDS encoding response regulator transcription factor, whose translation MARHILVVEDERDLADMLKIHLENAGYTTDVVHDGRDALTMIQTQCPDLVLLDLMLPGMHGTEVARRVRTDHTLARVPIVMLTAKSQEKDELVGLDLGADDYITKPFSMKVLLARIDAVLRRAEAAAGAQVNRMGLSLGPVDIDPEACEATYGGEPIELTRTEFRILLVLVQAQGRVMSREAIMRRAIGPGINITERTVDVHMTAIRRKLKDAGELIKTVRGVGYKAVSP comes from the coding sequence ATGGCCCGCCACATCCTTGTTGTTGAGGATGAGCGTGATCTTGCGGACATGTTGAAGATCCATCTCGAAAACGCGGGCTACACAACAGACGTTGTTCACGACGGACGTGATGCGTTAACCATGATCCAGACACAATGCCCGGACCTTGTGCTGCTGGATCTCATGCTCCCCGGCATGCATGGCACTGAGGTTGCACGTCGTGTGCGCACCGATCACACACTTGCGCGCGTCCCCATCGTCATGCTCACAGCAAAGAGCCAGGAAAAGGACGAACTGGTTGGTCTTGATCTCGGAGCGGATGATTACATCACAAAGCCATTTTCCATGAAGGTGCTGCTGGCTCGAATCGACGCAGTACTCAGACGGGCCGAAGCAGCCGCCGGAGCGCAGGTGAATCGGATGGGCCTGTCTCTCGGTCCGGTCGACATCGACCCGGAAGCTTGCGAAGCAACCTATGGCGGCGAACCGATCGAACTCACGAGGACAGAGTTCCGCATCCTGCTTGTGCTGGTTCAGGCACAAGGCAGGGTCATGTCACGCGAGGCGATCATGCGCCGCGCTATCGGCCCCGGGATTAACATCACCGAGCGCACGGTCGACGTACATATGACAGCTATCAGACGCAAGTTGAAGGACGCTGGTGAACTTATCAAAACAGTTCGCGGCGTTGGTTATAAGGCTGTCTCGCCCTGA
- a CDS encoding histone H1-like repetitive region-containing protein produces MAKKTTTKKPTAKKTTAKKVAAKKTVAKKATAKKSATKKTTTKKKASRKAVAKPKPVKTGKGATPAEIGADVVEMIKAQAGDDAIWKKHFHRNVVSTEGAGVAMSWTGMRALREKSQAWMDDHIVHSLEVDGPYVGATGFGIRYTIDTTTKSTGQRMTMTEVGVYNVKNGKVVAEEFMYRF; encoded by the coding sequence ATGGCGAAAAAAACCACCACAAAGAAACCGACTGCGAAGAAGACAACTGCAAAGAAAGTTGCTGCGAAAAAGACAGTAGCGAAGAAGGCGACTGCAAAGAAATCAGCGACGAAGAAGACAACAACGAAAAAGAAGGCATCTCGCAAAGCTGTCGCAAAGCCGAAACCGGTCAAAACCGGCAAGGGAGCAACACCAGCCGAGATCGGCGCAGATGTTGTCGAGATGATCAAGGCACAAGCTGGCGACGATGCCATCTGGAAGAAGCACTTCCATCGCAATGTCGTTTCGACCGAGGGCGCAGGAGTTGCGATGTCGTGGACAGGCATGAGAGCGCTTCGCGAGAAATCCCAGGCATGGATGGACGATCACATCGTCCACTCACTGGAAGTTGACGGTCCGTATGTTGGCGCCACCGGGTTCGGCATCCGCTACACAATTGATACAACCACAAAGTCAACGGGTCAGCGCATGACCATGACCGAGGTTGGTGTGTACAACGTAAAGAACGGCAAGGTTGTTGCCGAAGAGTTCATGTATCGGTTCTGA
- the mqnB gene encoding futalosine hydrolase, which produces MQHQDTQPDAIVSSQLPSRHGLVVVAAPKEWEAVAPVLGFNPDSPKIGEVSRSTSGSHQWDLMRCGVGKTQAGLLTFRALNEYGHARVISLGIAGALSGPDGAPSLDIGTVVVSSQCLFADEGVQAPDRFIPMSELGFGIEDPHNKQSPPHTIEAAPHDPNASKALLDQLVERSAQPDSMISCAVSAPVATVSICAGTDELASTRAQYSGAACEAMEGAAVVLAAHWLRVSAVEVRVISNTTGDRNHQRWDLNLAMDVLAEVASVVASLPQ; this is translated from the coding sequence ATGCAGCACCAAGATACCCAGCCTGACGCAATCGTCTCCTCTCAACTGCCTTCTAGGCATGGGCTCGTGGTCGTTGCTGCTCCAAAGGAGTGGGAGGCAGTCGCTCCAGTCCTCGGATTCAACCCCGATTCGCCGAAGATCGGCGAAGTCTCGCGGAGCACCAGCGGCAGTCATCAGTGGGATCTCATGCGGTGCGGTGTTGGAAAGACGCAGGCTGGATTGCTTACCTTTCGGGCCCTCAACGAGTATGGACACGCCCGGGTCATCAGTCTCGGTATCGCAGGTGCCCTGTCTGGACCAGACGGGGCTCCCAGCCTTGACATCGGGACCGTTGTTGTTTCATCACAATGCCTTTTCGCGGACGAAGGAGTGCAAGCTCCGGATCGTTTCATACCCATGTCTGAACTTGGGTTCGGCATCGAGGACCCCCACAACAAACAAAGCCCGCCCCACACCATCGAGGCTGCACCGCACGATCCAAATGCCAGCAAGGCACTTCTCGACCAACTTGTCGAGCGATCAGCCCAGCCCGACAGCATGATCTCCTGTGCAGTGTCAGCTCCCGTCGCAACCGTGTCGATCTGTGCTGGGACCGACGAACTCGCGTCCACCCGGGCTCAATACTCGGGCGCAGCGTGCGAAGCAATGGAGGGGGCCGCGGTTGTCCTGGCCGCTCACTGGCTCCGCGTTTCAGCTGTTGAGGTGCGTGTCATTTCCAACACAACCGGAGATCGAAACCATCAGCGATGGGATCTGAATCTGGCCATGGATGTGCTCGCCGAGGTCGCAAGCGTGGTCGCGTCATTGCCGCAGTAG